One Oreochromis niloticus isolate F11D_XX linkage group LG16, O_niloticus_UMD_NMBU, whole genome shotgun sequence genomic window carries:
- the fastkd5 gene encoding FAST kinase domain-containing protein 5, mitochondrial: protein MAACVVCRWMPRLRHLPGLRKGFARAQHVHIKPEDEADDLEEKRSLSHHNEVCLEGYRLHYSPSSYHHCALNSASHSQTDNDEDEQCLPTLAPSFWQRSNRYSVSCSRHLSSSKNTLLDLAFNKSSEPEIPSASSYQRKPVLPDVKIDTRAFHKCRPEYASMSLDLNQRPHPLKWEEAMQLLQKVAVLKGSMKASDVSQFLMELSRLHPDKMPLVRSDQRFIMLLRYSVEHLRHFTQLQLLEVLQSFVWLGMPSAHTILELYETELSRRSSQMTLHQLILAADLWRCIGKQAPQFLLHLYDSVRLHLGQLGVPEVVQLLYILGEGRQCPKDVIRPLEQLLMNHLPQLRPEEVGVICLGLFKSQTSISESAVTRIVDKALSFVKEMSDFAMVNVLKYLRFSYLYHRAWLEAMAEEVPQRAHRMGVKGLMHVALTCSALHYSNDNILTAVADRVPLLVPHCRSKDSCKLLWAYGTLGFLPLRSPSFYPSLTESLRQRKAEFQRYPEHLLTGLLGLAFVSQFPEDLIALALSPDFVNLALKCTQLELKKDLFTLDGVVALELPQWTGPRLSSELRDEVTEMLWKFAQSDVCQKPEVQEAESALKDLLGGEEFVCKRMILPHTRSIDLEVHLNSTGQPVPVNQASLEQSSSTSPSNQGWGKLNVGVTITDELLAQLINKNNNTKAPLAQSPKVKTASLQRLQPDESGRLFDTVLDLTTDIIETLTKPSHLGSSRKDSNEIVKIAVQVSNRNHFCSQSQQLLGLHAMKRRQLKIAGYRVVELSYQEWFPLLRKSRAEKLAYLHCKLYDNL, encoded by the coding sequence ATGGCTGCCTGTGTGGTGTGTCGCTGGATGCCCAGGCTACGCCACCTCCCAGGCCTGAGAAAAGGCTTTGCCCGCGCTCAGCATGTGCATATTAAACCAGAGGATGAGGCTGATGATCTGGAGGAAAAGAGAAGCTTGTCGCATCACAATGAAGTATGTTTAGAAGGATACAGGCTCCATTACAGCCCTTCTTCATATCATCACTGTGCATTGAACTCTGCCTCCCATAGCCAAACAGACAACGATGAAGATGAGCAGTGTCTACCCACTCTCGCACCTTCTTTCTGGCAACGGAGCAATCGCTACAGTGTGAGTTGCTCACGACATCTCTCCAGCTCAAAAAACACTCTTCTGGACTTGGCCTTCAATAAAAGCTCTGAACCAGAGATCCCCTCAGCGTCCTCTTACCAGAGAAAACCTGTACTACCAGATGTTAAAATAGACACGCGTGCCTTCCACAAATGCAGACCAGAGTATGCCTCAATGAGCCTAGACCTTAACCAGAGACCTCACCCACTCAAATGGGAAGAGGCAATGCAGCTGCTCCAAAAAGTGGCTGTTTTAAAGGGCAGCATGAAAGCATCTGATGTGTCTCAGTTTCTTATGGAGCTCAGCCGATTGCACCCAGACAAGATGCCGTTAGTGAGGAGTGACCAGCGCTTCATCATGCTCCTTCGATATTCCGTGGAACACCTTCGCCACTTTACTCAACTTCAGCTGCTAGAGGTGCTGCAGTCGTTTGTGTGGCTGGGCATGCCCTCTGCCCACACTATACTCGAACTGTACGAGACTGAGCTGAGTCGCCGGTCCAGTCAGATGACTTTGCATCAGTTGATTTTAGCTGCTGATTTGTGGCGCTGTATAGGGAAGCAGGCACCTCAGTTCCTACTGCACCTCTATGACTCCGTTCGTCTGCATCTGGGACAATTGGGCGTGCCCGAGGTGGTCCAACTGTTGTATATATTGGGAGAGGGTAGGCAGTGTCCAAAAGACGTGATCCGTCCTCTGGAGCAGCTTCTCATGAATCATTTGCCACAATTGCGACCTGAGGAGGTTGGTGTTATATGCTTAGGACTCTTTAAATCCCAAACTTCAATATCTGAGAGTGCAGTGACTCGCATTGTTGATAAGGCACTCTCTTTTGTGAAGGAGATGAGCGACTTTGCCATGGTGAATGTGTTGAAGTACCTGCGTTTCAGTTATTTATATCACAGGGCATGGCTGGAGGCCATGGCAGAGGAAGTTCCTCAGCGTGCCCACAGAATGGGTGTCAAGGGGCTAATGCATGTGGCACTGACCTGTTCTGCTCTTCATTACAGTAATGACAATATCCTTACTGCTGTCGCTGACAGAGTACCCTTGTTAGTGCCACACTGCAGAAGTAAAGACTCATGCAAACTCTTGTGGGCTTATGGCACATTAGGGTTTCTCCCATTACGGAGTCCAAGCTTCTATCCAAGTCTTACAGAATCCCTGAGGCAAAGGAAAGCTGAATTTCAACGATACCCAGAGCATCTGCTCACTGGTCTTTTAGGCTTGGCCTTTGTCTCACAGTTCCCAGAGGACCTAATTGCATTAGCCTTGAGCCCTGATTTTGTCAACTTAGCACTGAAATGCACACAGCTTGAGCTGAAGAAGGATTTGTTCACTTTAGATGGAGTTGTAGCTTTGGAGTTGCCTCAGTGGACTGGCCCTCGACTGAGCAGTGAACTTCGGGATGAGGTTACAGAAATGCTGTGGAAGTTTGCTCAGTCAGATGTGTGCCAGAAACCCGAGGTTCAGGAGGCAGAATCTGCTCTGAAAGATCTGCTTGGTGGTGAGGAGTTTGTATGTAAAAGAATGATCCTTCCCCATACTCGCTCCATTGACCTGGAAGTACACCTCAACTCCACTGGGCAGCCTGTACCTGTGAACCAAGCATCTCTAGAACAAAGCTCATCCACATCTCCTTCTAATCAGGGATGGGGGAAATTAAATGTAGGAGTTACAATAACTGATGAACTTTTAGCACAGttgataaataaaaacaacaacacaaaagcgCCTTTGGCTCAATCACCTAAAGTGAAGACTGCATCTCTTCAAAGATTACAGCCTGATGAAAGTGGGAGACTCTTTGACACAGTGTTAGACTTGACCACTGACATTATAGAAACTCTGACCAAACCCAGTCACCTTGGGTCTTCTCGCAAGGACTCCAATGAGATAGTCAAAATTGCCGTACAGGTCTCGAACAGGAACCACTTCTGCTCCCAGTCACAGCAGCTCCTGGGACTTCATGCCATGAAGAGAAGGCAGTTAAAGATAGCAGGCTATAGGGTTGTAGAGCTTAGTTATCAAGAGTGGTTTCCATTGCTGAGGAAAAGCAGAGCCGAGAAGCTGGCATATCTGCACTGCAAACTCTACGACAATCTATAA